The following is a genomic window from Spirosoma foliorum.
AATTCCAATTCTGTTAAAATTAACATGTGTTAGTTAGTTACGCCGTTTAGTCGATGTGTTACCAAATATAAACATTTGTTCCTTATTTTGTTTTGAGAATTGTTAAGTGTAAACTTAATTATTCGTTGGAAATAATTTGTAAACGCTGGCTCGTTTGAGTCCAGCGTTTTTTACAATGACTAGCGGGCTTATTTATACAGCTATAGATGAATCGGTAAGGCTTAATAGAGAGAAGATATAGCTATAGGCTGCCTCAAACAACAGTTTCTGATAGTCTATTCGTGTTCTTTGTAAGTACTACTATTATTCCTCACTCATGTGTAGAATGGATTAGGTACAAAAAACGCCAGCCTTACTGAGGCTGGCGTTTTTAATTTTATATTAATGAGCTTGACTTCGTTATGCCGTAAGTTGCAAGAAGTTATTAGGTGCGCTTTGGCGCACGAATGGTGTGGATAGAATATATATAACGCCAGTCTCATTGGGACTGGCGTTTTTTTACGGCTATTGCCGAAGATTCAAATCGTCATAAACCACTATACTATCTCGAAGCTTGACCAGGCATGATAAGACTATAGCGTATTGTTATAAAAAGTATATGGCTTGCCAATAGCCCATTCGGCAAAGCTCTGGGTACTATTTATTGTCTCCTACTTAGGTAGGGATGGTGTGGATATTGCCCAAACGCCAGTTCTCGTAGGACTGGCGTTTTTAATTCTCTGTTAATGAACTTAAATTCATTAACCTGTAAGTTGCATGGCTTATTAAGTGCGTTACATGCACGAAGGTGTGGATAGAGAAGTTTAACGTCAGTTTCGCTGGGACTGGCGTTTTTTCATTTACGAAGGTATCGTGTTGTCAATCAGAGAAGTATACGATTCGCTTGCGGCTATAGTCCGTTATAGTAGACGCATAAAAAACAGTCGCCATCAAAATAGATGACGACTGTAGGACCTATTAAAGATTATCACTTAGTACCAATACTCCTTATTGGCATAGATCGTTGCTGTCAGCAGGTAAAAGCCTAAGCGGGTATTCATTCTCAGGCGTTAAGCTTCTTGACATTTTGGAAGCTAATCGCAATGGCTTCCAGCGGGGGAACTTTGCAAATGTCCTGCTCAACGTAATAGTGTTTAATACCTGCAATCTTGCGTGCATCCAGAATTCGCTGAAAATCAATGGAGCCAGTACCTACTGGCGCGAAGGAACGCTCGGCCGTTTTTTCCATATCCTTCAAATGGACAATTGGGAAACGGCCTGGGTTTTGCTTGAATAGCGCTACCGGATCTTGACCCGCTTTTGTTGACCAGTATATATCTAATTCCAGTTTAACCAATTTAGGATCAGTTCCTTTTAGGAGTAGATCATAGGGAACCTGACCGTCTAAGGGTTGAAATTCAAAGTCGTGATTGTGGTAAATAAATTGAAGCCCGGCTTTCTGGCATACTTCTGCCGATCGGTTAAATAACTCGTTCAGCTTTTTATAGTCATCGATAGTTTTACGTTCATTGGGGGCTAAATAAGCACATCCTATGAGCGATTGGCCAGCTTCAGCGGCCTGGTCTACGGTTTTCTGCCAGTCGGTTTTCATCGTGCTCGTCATAGTGAGGAGACTTGGCGCACTCAGCCCCATTCCACTCAAAAAGGCTTTGAATTCCTTTGGAGATTTGCCATAGTAGCCACCTATTTCTATTTCGGTATAGCCGATAGCCGCTACCTTTTTCAGTGTACCTTCTACGTCTTTTTCCATCTCATTTCGGACCGTATAGAGTTGCAGACCTACGTTTTTTAGTGGAGCCGCCGTAGCGTCCAGTTTACTCAGAATGGGCAGAGAAAGAGCAAGGGCACTTGTTTTCAAGAACTCGCTTCGGGAAATTGTACGGGGAAAGGCCATAAAAGTAGAGTAGAATCAAGATTTGTAGAAGATTGGTCAGCAAGATCGATTGTAGCATACAAAAAAAATAATGCAGAATTCTACTGGTTTGATCCAGCGAAAGCCTACATTATTTTTAACTAGTGCTACCGTGTGAAAAGTGCTGTAGTAGGATTTATTCTGGTTTGATTATTATCTTTATTTGAATTTTTATTAATCTATTTGCTATATTAGTAACTCCTTATTTACTTTAAATCAAAAACAAACACCACATTAAATCTTCCTTATTACATTCATTTTAGTAGCTATCCTTAGTAATCCAGCCCCTGCCGGTCAATTCTGGTGGGGGCTTATTTAGTGAAGGCCTCCCAGAACTATGAACCTCTTTTATCGAATCTTGACTATTCTCTTCTTATTAATAGGCCTCAGTTGTTTCGGCTACGCAGTTGTCTCGCTGTATTTGAAGCAGGTTGCTTATCCGGTAATAAGTGCTTCGTTTTTAGCATCCTTACTCAATACCGGAGCTGCTATTTTTGTTTCCAGTAGAAGCAGTAGCGTATAAGCTCTTTATTTTATTACTAATTAGCTAAACATTTGTAATAATTTCATGTTTATCTTTTATCTCAACGTTGATAGATATGAACAAACAATCGATTTTGCCCGGCCCCTGGACACTCATCCTGTCTATTACAGCTTCGCTTTTTGTCATCATTGCCGAAATGCTGATAAAGTTAATTTTTTAACATCGCTTATCCAGTTGCCCGCCAGGGGCTCTTCGCTGGTTCTAACTACTATTAGCCTATAGGAGCATAGTAGCTCATGACTAGAAACTATCCCTTCTTGAACTATCTGGTACGGACACAATTCGACCACTCGGTTCCCGCGTAACTCGTATGCCAACAGGTGGCTCTTTAGACTCTTTTTTCTTCCCTGTGCAGGCTGCCAGGGCGAGAACGAGAAATAATAACGTTGTTTTCATAGATCAAAGTTAAAGAAAACACATATTCGTTCGAACGGTTTAGTAACTCCGAGTGTATAAAAGTGAGCAAAGAGTCAGGGGGCAGGTAGTAACATTTGTACTAATCAGATTGGGAGATACATACTAAAAGTCGCCCCTTGGCCTGGCTGACTGGTGGCCGTAATAGCTCCCCCATGATTAGCCACCACCTTTTCGCAAATGGCTAAACCAATACCAGTTCCTGCAAAGACGCTTTGACTGTGCAGTCGCTGAAATATCTGGAAAATGCGATCCAAATACTTTTCATCAAAACCAATACCGTTGTCAATAACATCGATCCGATGGTAGGTTGCAGTCGCCCGAAAAGGCCTGATTTGGGTGGGGAGTTCAGTCGCATTGACCAAATGAGCCTGTACCGAAACAACTGGCATTATTGGAAGTCCATCTGGGCTTGTTTTGTGAAATTTCAGCGCGTTCGACAATAGATTTTGTAGCACTTGAGTTAATTGGGAGCGATCGCCCAGCACAGTTGGCAATGGATTTACCTGTACGTGCGCACCTGACGCATTGATCATATTCTCCAGATCGGCCAGTACTGTGTGAACAAGGTCTGTCAGCAGAATTTGGGAAGGTGCTTCCTGCCGAGTTGAAATTCTGGAAAAATTCAACAAGTCCCGAATGAGAGTAGACATGCGGTTAGCTCCGACTTGCATGCGTCGTAAATAATCAACTCCGTCGCCCAACTGTTCTGCATAGCGTTGCTGTAGTAAATCGCCGAATGACTGAATCTTTCGTAAAGGCTCCTGCAAATCATGGGAGGCAATGTAAGCGAACGTTTGTAGGTTATCGTTAGAGCGCTGTAGGTCATGAACCGATGCCTGTAACTCCGCTGTTCGCTGCTGTACCTGCCCGTCCAACTCGGCCGAAAGCTGACGATAGCTCGCTTCACTCTGAGCCAATGCCTGACTGGCTAACACCTGTTGGGTAACCTCCGTACATACCTCCAGAACACCAGTTAGCTTAGTTCCTTCGTAGTAAGGCGTTAACAGGATATTGAAATAGGCCTCTTCCAGTTTGTTATTCCGCTGAACCAAAATCGGCACTGCCCAGCCCTGATCGGGTATACCCGTTTCATATACCTGTAAAAGTCGACCGATAAAGGGTTGGCCGCTCAGTTCGGGTAGGGCTGCCAGAAGGGGCTTACCCAAAACATCGCCTTCGCGATAAACAAGCTCGAGCATCGCCTGATTGATCAACTCGATAACCAGTTCGTTGCCTTTAACTAGCAACATAGCCACAGGCGCTTGTTGAACCAGATTCCGGAGCCGAGTTTCAGCCTGCCTGCGCGACTGTTCCAGGTTTATCTGGCCCCGCACTTTAGTCAGCAACTCCTGGGCTGAAAAAGGTTTGACCAGATAATCGTCGGCTCCTGCCTGTAGACCCTCAATTCGGGCTTCCTGACCGGCCCGTGCCGATAGAAAGATCAGTGGAATATGTGCCGTGGCTGGATTTTGTTTGAGGTGATAGAGTAATTGACTACCATCCATCACCGGCATCATAATGTCGCTCAGAATAAGCTGAGGCTGTATACCCGCTACTTGCTGAAGTGCGTCGACCCCATTCAGAGCCGCGTACACTGTAAATGATGGCTCTAATAAGCGAGTCAGATACGCCCGCATGTCGGCGTTATCATCTACAATCAGAATCTTGACGGCCTTATTCTCCGTAAACTCTTCGGAGAGAGCCTCTGCTGAAGCTGAAGGGCTCGGTTCGTCTAATATGGAATTAGCTTCCTGAATAAAGGATTCGGCTAAGCGGCTCATCGTATGGCTTGGCTTGTCTTCAACTATCTGACCCGCGGGAAGATGAGATTTGCCTAACGGTATATTGACGATAAATGTACTCCCTTTCCCTTCCTCACTGACCACCCGAATACTGCCTGCATGGAGCCGTACCAGTTCATGAACCAACGAAAGGCCAATGCCGCTACCCTCGTAGGTACGACCACCAGCGTTTTCCACTCGGTGGAATCGCTCGAACATATGCGGAATTTCCCGCTCGGGAATACCAACCCCCGTATCCGAAACCCGCAGAACGGCAGTGTTTTCCTCAGCTGCAAGTTCGACTCGAATACTTCCTTGTAGGGTAAACTTGAAGGCATTGGACAGCAGATTGAGGACAATCTTCTCCCACATTTCTGTATCGGCGTAGACAGTCGATGGTAATGGGTGGCAGTCAACAACAAATTGTAAACCTCCCCGCTCGATTAGTGAGCGAAAACTACTGGTTAAGTCCAGCGTGAGAGCGACCAGATCAACCGGACGAAAACTGGCTTTTACACGGCTAGCTTCTATTCGACTGAAATCGAGCAGGTTGTTCACCAGTTTGAGCAAACGAAGTGCGTTTCGGTGAGTTGCTTCTATAGGTGCTTTGTAAGGCGATGCCAATACGGTTGTATCCTGAAGTAATTCTTCCAGTGGCCCCAGCATCAGGGTTAGCGGTGTACGGAACTCGTGACTGACGTTGCTAAAAAAGGCAGTTTTGGCCTGGTCGATAGCAGCTAGTGCCTCGGCTCTCTTTTGCTCTTCCTGATAGGCATGTACATTGGAGAAGGCCGTACTAATCGTGTTGGCCAGTAGGGCATAGAAACTGAGATAATCGGTATCCAGCGCCCGGTGTGGACTAACTCCCGCCAGCAAAAAGCCAATTGGCTGTTCTTTGGTCGATAGCAGGATGGGTAAGCGAACAACCGTGTGCGGAGACTCCTCGTAAGGACCACCATGTAACGAGCCGATCCGTTCTGCGAGATTCTCAATCACTAAGGTCTGCGGTAAATCGGTTAGCCAGTCTGTCTGGGCTACATCCAACTCAGTCAACTCTACTGGAAAAAGGTGGTCTGCCGACAGGCCAGCCATACTTTTCAGATGAGCCTGGTTCTGCTCATCCTGAATTTTATAAATCAGCAGAAAGGGTAAATCGAGCGCAAAATCTGATGAGGCATCCGTCAGGCTCGTATAAATATCCTGGTTGGTTTTGGCCTGACCCGTGCGGGCTGCCACATCGCGAAGCACCTGCGTTCGACGGGCGCTGAGCATCTTATCGGTCGTTTCGGTAATGGGGTGAAAAATGCCACCTACCTGACCACTTTCGTCCCGGATCGGGGCAAAAGAAAAGGTCATAAAGGCTTCTTCCAGATACCCATATCGATCCAGAAACATGCGCTGGTCTTTGATATAAGTTCCCTCGCCCTGTTGGCCACGCGTAAACGCATCGCCCACAACAGGGAGGGCTGTTTCCCAGCAAATCCGGAAATTCTGCCCCATCGATTCCGGATGTTTGGCGCCACAGATAGGTCGGTAGCTGTCGTTATAGATCTGAATCGTTTCGGGACCCCAGGCAATCAGAATAGGAAACGTTGAGGAGAGACACAAACTAACGGAGGTGCGTAAACTTTGGGGCCAGGTAGCAACTGGGCCAAGCGGAGTGGTCGACCAATCCATCGAACGAATCAGCTCACCCATTTCGCCACCACCCGCTAAAAATTGTTCTGATTGGTCAAGTTCATTCATCGATAAAGAGGGCAACGATTCAGGTTTCGGCAGAAAAGTAATTGATCTAGGGCTTATGATCTTATTCTGTTTAACTTCTGACTAGGCTGGTGTGTTGGGCTTTGGATTTAATTGTCTGGATAGATGGGAATGTCCAAAAAGTCTGCTAAATATACTCGTCGTGGGTGCAGAGAGATTTATACCGTGAGATTAGTTGGGTAAATACACGGAAAAAGTTGCTCCCTGACCTGGTTGACTGGTGGCTGTAATAGCTCCGCCATGATTAAGGGCTACTTTCTGACAGATGGCTAACCCGACGCCCGTTCCCGCAAATTCATTCCGGCCATGTAAGCGTTGAAAGACCTGAAAAATGCGTTCGGTATGCTTTTCATCAAAACCAATTCCATTATCCGATATGCTGATGCAATGGTAAGTCGAAGCGGGCCGAATATGATTAATAGAGGCAGGTAATTGGCTGGCACTGATTTGATTCGCATTGATCCGAACGAATGGGCTTTGGCCTGCCCGGTGAAATTTGATAGCGTTGCTAATCAGGTTCAAAAACAGTTGACCTAATTGAACAGCATCGCCCGATAGAGTGGGCAGCGGCTCTTTGATCTCGACTACCGTTCCTGTTTCCTGAATACGAATCTCTAGGTCAGCTAAGACCGAGTCAATAACGTTTTTCAGACCTACCGGCTCTGTGGTTTCCTGATAGGTAGAAATGCGGGCTAAGGCTAACAGATCGCGAATCAGGATAGACATCCGCGCTGCCGATGCCTGTATTCGTTCCAGAAAGCTGGCACCGTCTTCCAACTGATCGCTGTACTGATCCTTGAGTAAATCGGCAAAGGATTGAATCTTTCGCAACGGTTCCTGCAAATCATGACTGGCCACGTAAGCAAACTGCTGTAGATTTTCGTTGGAGCGATTCAACTCATCGATCTTGCTTTCAAGCTGGAGTTGTAACTGCCTCAGACGGGTAAAATCAGTAAAGTAGATGACCACTTCATCATCCACTTTGAACGTACTCATCAGATTATAAAGGTCGAGGCCATCTTTGTCGTAGTGGATTTCAAACGTAAGTGACTGCCCCGTTTTGTAGGTTTCTACGGGTTTAGTAAAACTCACTGTGTCGAAGTAGCCAGGAAAAACGTCGCCTACCTTTTTGCCCTGCAATTGTTCAGGCGTTGTATTGGCATACGACGCATAGGCTTGGTTCGTAAGTTTAAACTGGAAATCAATGATTTCCCCATTTTCGAAAATGGGCTGAAGAACCTGCAACGGTTCTTTCATTAAGTCAAGTAGGGTTTGTTGATACTGGTTGGCTTTGGCCACTTTTAGTAGTTCCTCGGCACTGGCACTATCCTCAATCGTATGAATGATATAGATGACCTCGCCACAGCTATCCAGAACCGGCTTGCTGGCCGGACGCCAGGTTCGCCACGTAAGTTTGCCCGTTTGTTGATCAGGCCACTGATGACGTTGGTTGGCCATGACATGAGGCCGTTTGGTTTGTACTACCTGAGTTAGTGACTGGCTGATTTGACTGGCCAATTCATCATCACGTCGGTCACCCAAAAATACCTCAACTAAGTTGGCTCCTATCAGCGATTCACGCTGGATACCAAAAGCGTCGATATACGCATCGGTCACGGCAGCAATCGTAAAGTTTGGCGCATCGGGCAATAGTACCAGATGCTTGCCTGGCATGGCATTCATAAGTGAATAACCAAAGTGAAAGCCGTCACTTACTGGTGTAGACATTATCAAACTCCCTCCTGTTTGTGAATTTTCCTGATCAATAGTTGTCGCCTTATACGATCGTATGCTGAGCAGTATCCACCATTCGGTTTAAATTGTACGCAAGATACTTATTTACTAAATGCTGCTGAGGAGTCTCCCAAACCAAACTAGCAACTGGCTTGACGTTACTCATGAGCAAAAGGCTCGCCATTCTTAAGGAGCTGTTTTATACATTTGGTGCTCACAATCAGATTTTGCTTAGTACGTAATGGATACCGCTATGCCATCAGGACACGTGTTGTTGAAGGCCCGAAGAGCCACCCAGTTAATTTTTCTGGTTTGTGGTCTGGGCATGTCTAGCTGGGCTCCAATGGTTCCTCTGGCCAAAGATCGTTTAGCTTTGAACGACGCCAGTCTGGGCTTATTATTATTGTTATTAGGCGGAGGTGCCATGCTGATGATGCCTATTTCGGGTTGGCTGGTTGGTCGCTTTGGCAGTCGTATCGTTATGGCCTGTGCCGCACTAATCATGGCGCTCGTCCTGCCGTTGTTGCTTCTGTTGCCTTCCGTCGTTCCTGTGGCGATTGCGTTGTTTGTTTTTGGCTCTAGTATTGGCGCTGTTGACGTAGCCATGAATGCGCATGGTGTACAAGTACAGAATTTGTACGGAAAGCCGATCATGTCGTCTCTACATGGCCTCTTTAGTGTTGGCGGATTGTTCGGTTCCCTCGGACTGGGCTTTCTGATTAAGTTGGGACTTAATCCAGCTTATGCCATCGGTAGTATAGCTGCGTTGATGATCATTATTACCCTTACCCAATACAAAGACTTGTTTCCGTTGCCTATTGAGCGACAGGCGATTGCTCGTTTTTCTGGCGACGAGAAACCGGCAGAAAGCAATCGGCAGTTTAGTTGGTTGAACAGTAGTGTAGTATTCTTAGGGATGATGTGCTTTGCCATTTTCCTGGCTGAAGGCGCTATTCTCGACTGGAGTGCCGTCTTTCTTAGGGATATAAAACAAATTGAACCAGCGTTTGCGGGAGCAGGCTATGCCGCCTTTTCTGTTGCTATGGCCATAATGCGATTAGTAGGGGATAAGCTGGTAGCACGCTTGAACAGTAAAACGGTGGTGGTAGGAGGTAGTTTGATTGGGGCCGCCGGATTGAGCCTTGCTGTTTTATGTCCTTGGGTAATTGGAGCACTGATTGGCTTTACGTTAATGGGCCTGGGAGTGGCTAATGTTGTTCCGGTGTTTTTTAGTGCGGCTGGTAGGCTGCCCGGTATCGCTCCAACAGTCAGTATATCTGCCATTACGACTATGGGTTACACTGGACTACTGGCTGGTCCTGCTTTACTAGGGTTTATTGCTCAGCATTTTTCCCTGGCCACCGCTTTTGGATTCATAATCCTATTATTGTTGCTCGTTTCACTAAGTTATGGAGTAAAAGGTCGAGCTGATTGAGAGAGATTTTTGATTCCCTTTGTTTGGCGTAGTCCAAAGACTACGCCCTGGTGTTATCTGGTCTCTGACCAGTTTCCAACTTATTTTATACCGGTCAGAGACCGGATAACACTCGAACGTAGTTCATACTACGCTCAACAAGGATGCGCTGGGTTTTAACCCGGCGAGAATGAAAAAAACATGCTCTCACAGAGCTATAGTAAATCAGTTATACTGGCCCACTAGCGTTACAACCGACTTGGGTTCAAGCTGGATTTGGTTAGAAGGAGCAATGGACTTGGCAAGCGTTTGGGTTTCAGTTGTTTTATAACAGTCAAATCGTCCATGCCGAATCGTCAAACCGTGGAGTGGCAGGGTTAGTGGATCAGCGGTCATGTTGATACAAACCAGCACGATCTGCTTAGTACGACTATCTTTATAAGCCGATATCATACACTGACTAGCCTCTTGTGTGGGGTTGCTATCTGCCATATGGACAGCTACCCGCTTCATGCCGGGGCGTACAAAGCGGGCATAGTTACCGAAAGCCCACAGTTGCCTGGAGTCCAGCACCTGGCCATCTTGTCGAGCGTTGTCGTGCTTTTTGTAGTTACCATCGGGGCCATTGATATACACCAGCCCATCGCTATAGTCATATGGATTGATCGCCAGCCACCATTGCCACGACGTTACATTGGCCACGGTTAGGTCGTTGTGGATGACTTTGGCAACATAGAGGCCATAGTCCATGTCTGTATGGCGAGGACTGCCGTTGTAACGGCCACAGATGTCGCCCAGAACGCCAAACTCACTTTGCCAGAGCATCGGATTGCCAACTGCTTTAACGCGTTGGGCCACTTTCTGTCGCATAGCCACCAGCACTGAATCTGAACAGGTCGTGAAATAGCTATGATATGCCCAAATCGGTTCAACATTGGGGAGTTTGGTTATGGGCGCTTCTTGTTTTGAGGAAAAAAAGTAATCTAATTGATTCCCACGGCCACTTTCTGCTTTTTCGTAGAGGAAATTGAGCTGCCCTGCTTCGCCGGTTACTACGGTCGTTTTGGCTTTTTGGGCTGCCAATTTTGCCGATAACGCTTTTGTGACGGCTGCAATGTCGGCATTTTCGGCAGGGGAGCCTTCCTGCCCGGCTCGGCCATTTTTCCCGGCTGTCCAGTCCCACTGCGGTTCGTTGATGGGACTCAGGTAATCGAATTTGAAGTGCTCGGACACTTTCACTAAAAAATCTGCGAAGGCATTCGTCGCATCCGGTTTAAGGTTAATGGATTTGCCTCCTGCCGAAAACGCTTTGCCATTTTTCGTCATCTGTACGGGAGGGGAGTTGGTAAAGCCCAATGTATAGCGCACTCTCCGTTGCCGAGCGGCCTGCAAAAACCAT
Proteins encoded in this region:
- a CDS encoding sugar phosphate isomerase/epimerase family protein, giving the protein MAFPRTISRSEFLKTSALALSLPILSKLDATAAPLKNVGLQLYTVRNEMEKDVEGTLKKVAAIGYTEIEIGGYYGKSPKEFKAFLSGMGLSAPSLLTMTSTMKTDWQKTVDQAAEAGQSLIGCAYLAPNERKTIDDYKKLNELFNRSAEVCQKAGLQFIYHNHDFEFQPLDGQVPYDLLLKGTDPKLVKLELDIYWSTKAGQDPVALFKQNPGRFPIVHLKDMEKTAERSFAPVGTGSIDFQRILDARKIAGIKHYYVEQDICKVPPLEAIAISFQNVKKLNA
- a CDS encoding ATP-binding response regulator, translating into MNELDQSEQFLAGGGEMGELIRSMDWSTTPLGPVATWPQSLRTSVSLCLSSTFPILIAWGPETIQIYNDSYRPICGAKHPESMGQNFRICWETALPVVGDAFTRGQQGEGTYIKDQRMFLDRYGYLEEAFMTFSFAPIRDESGQVGGIFHPITETTDKMLSARRTQVLRDVAARTGQAKTNQDIYTSLTDASSDFALDLPFLLIYKIQDEQNQAHLKSMAGLSADHLFPVELTELDVAQTDWLTDLPQTLVIENLAERIGSLHGGPYEESPHTVVRLPILLSTKEQPIGFLLAGVSPHRALDTDYLSFYALLANTISTAFSNVHAYQEEQKRAEALAAIDQAKTAFFSNVSHEFRTPLTLMLGPLEELLQDTTVLASPYKAPIEATHRNALRLLKLVNNLLDFSRIEASRVKASFRPVDLVALTLDLTSSFRSLIERGGLQFVVDCHPLPSTVYADTEMWEKIVLNLLSNAFKFTLQGSIRVELAAEENTAVLRVSDTGVGIPEREIPHMFERFHRVENAGGRTYEGSGIGLSLVHELVRLHAGSIRVVSEEGKGSTFIVNIPLGKSHLPAGQIVEDKPSHTMSRLAESFIQEANSILDEPSPSASAEALSEEFTENKAVKILIVDDNADMRAYLTRLLEPSFTVYAALNGVDALQQVAGIQPQLILSDIMMPVMDGSQLLYHLKQNPATAHIPLIFLSARAGQEARIEGLQAGADDYLVKPFSAQELLTKVRGQINLEQSRRQAETRLRNLVQQAPVAMLLVKGNELVIELINQAMLELVYREGDVLGKPLLAALPELSGQPFIGRLLQVYETGIPDQGWAVPILVQRNNKLEEAYFNILLTPYYEGTKLTGVLEVCTEVTQQVLASQALAQSEASYRQLSAELDGQVQQRTAELQASVHDLQRSNDNLQTFAYIASHDLQEPLRKIQSFGDLLQQRYAEQLGDGVDYLRRMQVGANRMSTLIRDLLNFSRISTRQEAPSQILLTDLVHTVLADLENMINASGAHVQVNPLPTVLGDRSQLTQVLQNLLSNALKFHKTSPDGLPIMPVVSVQAHLVNATELPTQIRPFRATATYHRIDVIDNGIGFDEKYLDRIFQIFQRLHSQSVFAGTGIGLAICEKVVANHGGAITATSQPGQGATFSMYLPI
- a CDS encoding sensor histidine kinase encodes the protein MNAMPGKHLVLLPDAPNFTIAAVTDAYIDAFGIQRESLIGANLVEVFLGDRRDDELASQISQSLTQVVQTKRPHVMANQRHQWPDQQTGKLTWRTWRPASKPVLDSCGEVIYIIHTIEDSASAEELLKVAKANQYQQTLLDLMKEPLQVLQPIFENGEIIDFQFKLTNQAYASYANTTPEQLQGKKVGDVFPGYFDTVSFTKPVETYKTGQSLTFEIHYDKDGLDLYNLMSTFKVDDEVVIYFTDFTRLRQLQLQLESKIDELNRSNENLQQFAYVASHDLQEPLRKIQSFADLLKDQYSDQLEDGASFLERIQASAARMSILIRDLLALARISTYQETTEPVGLKNVIDSVLADLEIRIQETGTVVEIKEPLPTLSGDAVQLGQLFLNLISNAIKFHRAGQSPFVRINANQISASQLPASINHIRPASTYHCISISDNGIGFDEKHTERIFQVFQRLHGRNEFAGTGVGLAICQKVALNHGGAITATSQPGQGATFSVYLPN
- a CDS encoding MFS transporter, translating into MDTAMPSGHVLLKARRATQLIFLVCGLGMSSWAPMVPLAKDRLALNDASLGLLLLLLGGGAMLMMPISGWLVGRFGSRIVMACAALIMALVLPLLLLLPSVVPVAIALFVFGSSIGAVDVAMNAHGVQVQNLYGKPIMSSLHGLFSVGGLFGSLGLGFLIKLGLNPAYAIGSIAALMIIITLTQYKDLFPLPIERQAIARFSGDEKPAESNRQFSWLNSSVVFLGMMCFAIFLAEGAILDWSAVFLRDIKQIEPAFAGAGYAAFSVAMAIMRLVGDKLVARLNSKTVVVGGSLIGAAGLSLAVLCPWVIGALIGFTLMGLGVANVVPVFFSAAGRLPGIAPTVSISAITTMGYTGLLAGPALLGFIAQHFSLATAFGFIILLLLLVSLSYGVKGRAD
- a CDS encoding glycoside hydrolase, which encodes MKFRIKISLLALIGFTCLGSTLRGIDPPEKTSNRHRRIEKSVTINLQEEFQTIHSFGASDCWSAKFIGKWQDESKKNQIADLLFSLDTLPSGQPKGIGLSLWRMNIGAGSYEQGDSSRISDPWRREECFMDSQGRFDWTKQSGSQWFLQAARQRRVRYTLGFTNSPPVQMTKNGKAFSAGGKSINLKPDATNAFADFLVKVSEHFKFDYLSPINEPQWDWTAGKNGRAGQEGSPAENADIAAVTKALSAKLAAQKAKTTVVTGEAGQLNFLYEKAESGRGNQLDYFFSSKQEAPITKLPNVEPIWAYHSYFTTCSDSVLVAMRQKVAQRVKAVGNPMLWQSEFGVLGDICGRYNGSPRHTDMDYGLYVAKVIHNDLTVANVTSWQWWLAINPYDYSDGLVYINGPDGNYKKHDNARQDGQVLDSRQLWAFGNYARFVRPGMKRVAVHMADSNPTQEASQCMISAYKDSRTKQIVLVCINMTADPLTLPLHGLTIRHGRFDCYKTTETQTLAKSIAPSNQIQLEPKSVVTLVGQYN